A region from the Vicia villosa cultivar HV-30 ecotype Madison, WI linkage group LG3, Vvil1.0, whole genome shotgun sequence genome encodes:
- the LOC131658498 gene encoding uncharacterized protein LOC131658498 codes for MAQFMEALPNVTKGQDDLRVLVENSRRNENGGHHGLFDDVSRHSAEGAHEEVERYRLIEERLRAVEGKGVLGMDINDLGLVPGVRIPPKFKVPSFDKYNGATCPMTHVKAYYRKMSVYSEDEGFLMHFFQDSLAGASLEWYVQLERTHIHSWRDLVEAFIKHYQYNVDMAPNRTQLQSLVQGPKDSFKEYAQKWRELAARVQPPMTEREMIDMFTSTLSGHYYLACSASANFSEMVRYGEHVEMGLKMGKIQLGASSNTSSGKKQAEGYARRKEGNADAIYGRRGSGRNNSQVYAVMIPVPQQQQQQHQHGQRSNNDRYPPRTRPHRKIDPIPMTYAQVLQHLLKIEKITLRDAPNAPDTQSPNYNANARCAFHSGAPGHDTERCIALKNKVQDLLDQKIIQFTPTPNIVNNPMPTHGGSGVNAIESEEISVVSDVGCLTFPLVSVKQHLVNSGIFPGCGVDCENCKSQLEGCAELKSMVQKLIDEGPLQFYRRLRGVKSEDGEVAVISIPYEPVAPICIQVPIQIPVSIPYEEQPAALMITEEGEPSKEKLVEAAVANTDNFAGTGRITRSGRVFSPQPIQNNADALAKAKGKQVMTDVQNSPTQNEAPDSAVPSKDVEELLRIIRKPDYKEISVNQLEAVANNISAGNGLGFTDRDLPPEGRNHNKALHISMECKGTTLSRVLVDTGSSLNVLPKSALMRIDYAGVELRPSELVVRAFDGSRRYHVSGVCASQLKLHPSIRILKLSISGPTKALDFLLSFHMLNNNVGWFISVNILATYLVGSSLAWIIIKA; via the exons ATGGCGCAATTCATGGAGGCACTGCCTAATGTGACCAAGGGACAGGATGACTTGCGAGTTCTCGTTGAGAACTCCAGAAGGAATGAGAATGGAGGACATCATGGGCTGTTTGATGAT GTATCAAGGCATAGTGCTGAGGGTGCACATGAGGAAGTTGAAAGGTATCGTCTGATTGAAGAGCGTCTTAGAGCtgttgaaggcaaaggggtgttaggcatggatatcaatgacttggggttGGTTCCTGGCGTGAGGATTCCAccgaaattcaaagttccatcttTTGACAAGTACAACGGAGCAACTTGTCCTATGACTCATGTTAAGGCGTATTATAGGAAGATGTCAGTATACTCTGAGGATGAGGGCTTTCTAAtgcacttcttccaggatagtcttgCTGGGGCTTCTTTGGAGTGGTATGTACAACTCGAGCGCACTCATATtcattcttggagagatcttgtggaAGCTTTCATCAAGCACTATCAGTACAACGTGGACATGGCGCCGAATCGAACTCAACTTCAGAGTTTGGTTCAAGGTCCTAAAGattccttcaaggaatatgctcaaaaatggCGCGAGCTAGCGGCAAGAGTTCAACCACCAATGACTGAGCGTGAGATGATCGACATGTTCACCAGTACTTTGTCTGGACACTACTACTTGGCTTGTAGTGCTTCCGCCAATTTTtctgaaatggtgagatatggCGAGCATGTTGAGATGGGCCTCAAAATGGGGAAAATTCAGTTAGGAGCTTCTTCTAATACTTCTAGTGGGAAGAAACAAGCTGAGGGTTATGCCAGAAGGAAGGAAGGAAATGCGGATGCCATATATGGAAGAAGGGGTTCAGGGAGAAACAATTCACAGGTCTATGCTGTCATGATCCCAGTaccgcaacaacaacaacaacaacatcagcatGGACAGCGTTCCAACAATGATCGCTACCCTCCCAGGACTAGGCCTCATAGAAAGATTGATCCGATTCCCATGACCTATGCTCAGGTGTtgcaacatttgctcaagattgagaagattactttgagagatgctccgaATGCTCCAGACACACAATCTCCGAATTACAATGCAAACGCACGATGTGCTTTCCATTCAGGCGCTCCTGGCCATGATACCGAGAGGTGTATTGCGTTGAAGAACAAAGTCCAAGACTTGTTGGATCAAAAGATAATCCAGTTCACTCCTACACCAAATATTGTCAATAATCCGATGCCTACTCACGGAGGTTCGGGTGTGAATGCCATTGAGAGTGAAGAGATAAGTGTTGTGTCTGATGTGGGCTGTTTGACCTTTCCTCTTGTGTCTGTGAAGCAACATCTGGTTAATAGCGGTATCTTCCCGGGCTGTGGTGTGGATTGTGAGAATTGCAAGAGTCAACTCGAAGGTTGTGCTGAGTTGAAAAGTATGGTACAAAAGCTTATTGATGAGGGTCCTCTTCAATTTTATCGAAGGTTGAGAGGCGTGAAAAGTGAGGATGGTGAAGTGGCTGTGATCTCAATTCCTTATGAGCCAGTTGCTCCAATATGTATCCAAGTGCCTATTCAGATACCTGTCAGTATCCCATATGAGGAACAACCAGCGGCGTTGATGATTACC GAAGAGGGTGAGCCGTCTAAAGAGAAACTTGTGGAAGCCGCAGTTGCAAACACTGATAATTTCGCTGGTACCGGTAGAATCACTCGCAGTGGCAGGGTGTTCTCCCCTCAGCCAATACAAAAcaatgcagatgctttggctaaggcCAAAGGCAAACAAGTGATGACTGATGTCCAGAATTCTCCGACTCAGAATGAGGCACCTGATAGTGCTGTGCCTTCCAAGGATGTGGAAGAGTTGTTGAGAATCATCAGAAAGCCTGATTACAAa GAAATATCTGTAAATCAGTTAGAGGCGGTGGCCAACAATATTTCAGCTGGAAATGGCTTGGGGTTCACCGATCGTGATCTTCCTCCtgaagggagaaaccataacaaggcgTTGCATATTTCGATGgagtgtaaggggacgactttgtcccgtgttttggttgatacAGGCTCTTCTTTGAATGTGCTTCCCAAGTCGGCTCTCATGAGAATTGACTATGCTGGTGTTGAATTGAGGCCTAGTGAGTTGGTGGTGCGTGCCTTTGACGGTTCAAGAAG
- the LOC131658499 gene encoding uncharacterized protein LOC131658499 codes for MDIPTDTVKERTRHTRAYKIPDIDVSGLIGLSSRLKEEVLRDFNRDYGNLLSILNTSFDPMALITLFQFYDPQLRCFTFQDYQLVPTLEEFSYILNIRITDDVPFVQVPKVVKFEKIAEALHMGIKEVERNWKSSGGVPGFYLCFLISKAEDAAKKECWVDFSRLLAIMIYGIVLFPSRENFVSLAAICVFINKNPVPTLLADAYFLIHSRNKKGGYVVGSCLPLLYKWFMLHLPVRGPFVLKKSSLKWSDRIVNLTSYDIRWFYYVGKVWNIITNCGQYPNVPLMGTRGCISYNPTLAYRQLGYAMEGSQKEVEDFESVYFADVKDPLELEKIAYAWTKVHKKNETTLSKKVPIAMGPYKKWVEARVADQLLPFARSCPLYEQPPVVLSDTVAAELYIQAKADNIQLKAKDEEVGLERYFQDREKAELARKLKHAQGEGSNMTRAQRRSQDLMEESLYRKQQECAKLRRSESSSKRKVQDSEKQLTEEKAKSARLEEELARLRAQRRGDGGAHPVIRRS; via the coding sequence ATGGACATTCCCACTGATACTGTCAAAGAACGTACGAGGCATACTAGAGCTTACAAGATTCCGGATATTGATGTTTCGGGGTTGATAGGTTTGAGTTCTCGGTTGAAAGAGGAGGTTCTCCGTGACTTCAATCGTGATTATGGCAATTTACTCTCCATTCTCAATACATCTTTTGATCCGATGGCTTTGATCACTCtgtttcagttctatgatccgcaGTTGAGATGTTTTACATTTCAGGACTATCAATTGGTCCCCACGCTCGAGGAATTTTCTTACATACTCAATATCCGAATCACTGATGATGTACCTTTTGTTCAAGTTCCCAAAGTGGTGAAGTTTGAAAAGATAGCTGAAGCTCTTCACATGGGTATAAAGGAAGTGGAAAGAAATTGGAAGTCATCAGGTGGTGTTCCTGGTTTCTATCTTTGCTTTTTGATTAGTAAGGCTGAGGATGCGGCCAAGAAAGAGTGTTGGGTTGATTTCAGTCGATTGCTTGCTATCATGATCTATGGTATTGTCTTGTTCCCATCAAGGGAGAACTTTGTGAGTTTGGCGGCAATATGTGTTTTCATTAACAAAAATCCCGTGCCAACGTTGCTTGCAGATGCCTATTTTTTGATTCATTCGAGAAACAAGAAAGGAGGATATGTTGTTGGTTCTTGTCTTCCATTGTTGTATAAGTGGTTCATGTTGCATTTACCGGTGAGAGGACCTTttgtgctcaagaagagttcCCTTAAGTGGTCAGATAGGATTGTTAACCTCACATCTTATGACATCAGGTGGTTCTATTATGTGGGGAAAGTTTGGAACATCATCACTAATTGCGGTCAATATCCCAATGTCCCTCTCATGGGAACCAGAGGTTGCATTAGTTACAATCCCACGCTCGCTTACCGTCAATTGGGATACGCAATGGAAGGGTCTCAGAAGGAGGTAGAAGATTTCGAATCAGTGTACTTTGCTGATGTTAAAGATCCTTTGGAGCTAGAAAAGATAGCGTATGCTTGGACTAAAGTTCACAAGAAAAATGAGACAACTTTGAGCAAGAAAGTTCCTATTGCTATGGGTCCTTACAAGAAATGGGTTGAGGCAAGAGTAGCAGATCAATTGTTGCCATTTGCGAGGTCATGTCCATTGTACGAGCAGCCTCCTGTGGTTTTATCTGATACAGTTGCGGCTGAACTCTATATTCAAGCCAAGGCAGACAACATCCAGCTGAAAGCAAAGGACGAAGAGGTTGGCTTAGAAAGGTATTTTCAAGATCGCGAAAAGGCAGAATTGGCTCGTAAGCTCAAGCATGCGCAGGGTGAAGGTTCAAACATGACACGTGCTCAAAGGCGATCTCAAGACTTGATGGAAGAAAGCTTGTATCGAAAACAGCAGGAATGTGCGAAATTGCGAAGGTCTGAAAGCAGTAGCAAGAGAAAGGTGCAGGATTCAGAAAAGCAATTGACGGAAGAAAAAGCCAAGTCAGCTCGACTTGAAGAAGAGCTCGCAAGACTCCGAGCCCAACGGAGAGGAGATGGAGGAGCTCATCCTGTTATCAGACGATCCTAG